Proteins encoded in a region of the Mercenaria mercenaria strain notata chromosome 1, MADL_Memer_1, whole genome shotgun sequence genome:
- the LOC123529148 gene encoding elastase-like isoform X1: MVAFKGLILALITVQLIAGTWAAKRVDAHLRARETMKRRRSQEEVLQRRDETPLDTTELFQLSEGESLIDVLETNDVVGTTVERLEETYKGIPVYDAVVTVRKTKGGQLTGDASGTLIQNIDEDLSDTKAKLTDRETLLIAVEAEGDDIEDVVNEKYSRTVYIDKKDKARLANIVSYLVDGVKRPFSIIDANSGDMLEHWQGLNTYPCCTRNYKAWGGNVKEGRITYGDMPHCLSPTIDNGTCYLENKYVRVVDMQNSFNETITETASFPCEMGYGDEVNGAYSPAIDAFFYGTVVGKMFEEWFGSTALKSRVVLRVHFGDMFQNAFWNGENTTFGDGGFMMYPLTSLDVVSHEVGHGVTEQGSNLEYRGEPGGINEAFSDIMGEAAEDYLLNSDYVTGYSIMKDLPYMREFERPENDNRSIGHVDDMNEHEDPHFSSGVYRRIWWVLTKDAGMSIRDAATVFLHANRMYWHSTASFYDCSCGTLKAALDLGHDTAPFRMAFKDVGIEDCDVDNHVFGLNNNDTQRGVLVSGTVNPVFKMETPEWADSVIVDVTTSAEKRDINIYSGAEILITVMTNGWELSDDECESAVVVAEGINHVVVPDAADQEYFFKLSVTNDTLILPEVYNHTSFNSTGPVYLNEEYMVDLTVGYTCQQNFTTDYMGTWMYSRDCGIELGF, encoded by the exons ATGGTGGCTTTTAAAGGCTTGATTCttgcat TAATCACGGTTCAGTTAATTGCTGGGACATGGGCTGCAAAACGTGTAGACGCACACCTTAGGGCAAGAGAGACTATGAAAAGACGTAGGAGCCAGGAAGAGGTTCTGCAAAGACGAGACGAAACTCCGCTAGACACAACAGAGCTATTTCAGCTCTCTGAAG GTGAATCTCTCATTGATGTTTTGGAAACAAACGATGTTGTTGGAACGACAGTGGAACGTCTTGAAGAAACTTACAAAGGTATACCAGTTTATGATGCAGTCGTGACTGTTCGTAAAACCAAAGGTGGGCAGTTAACTGGCGATGCTTCAGGAACTCTGATACAAAACATAGACGAAGACTTGTCAGATACAAAAGCAAAACTCACTGACAGAGAAACCCTTCTTATAGCTGTTGAAGCCGAGGGTGATGATATAGAAGATGTTGTTAATGAAAAGTACAGCAGGACAGTGTACATTGACAAGAAGGATAAAGCAAGATTAGCCAATATTGTCAGCTATCTAGTAGACGGTGTTAAACGTCCTTTCTCCATTATTGATGCTAACAGTGGAGACATGTTAGAGCATTGGCAAGGTCTCAACACATATCCATGTTGTACGAGAAACTATAAAGCCTGGGGTGGAAATGTCAAGGAAGGGCGAATTACATATGGTGATATGCCTCATTGCCTCAGTCCTACCATCGACAACGGCACTTGTTATCTAGAAAACAAGTATGTCCGTGTTGTGGATATGCAGAACTCTTTTAATGAGACCATCACTGAAACCGCTAGTTTTCCATGTGAAATGGGGTATGGTGATGAAGTGAACGGTGCTTATTCGCCGGCAATTGATGCTTTCTTCTACGGGACAGTCGTTGGCAAGATGTTTGAAGAATGGTTTGGGTCTACTGCTCTGAAAAGTAGGGTTGTCCTCAGAGTTCATTTTGGAGACATGTTTCAAAATGCATTCTGGAACGGTGAAAATACAACCTTTGGTGATGGTGGATTTATGATGTATCCGCTTACGTCTTTAGATGTTGTGAGTCACGAGGTAGGTCATGGCGTGACAGAACAAGGATCTAATCTTGAATACAGAGGTGAACCAGGTGGAATAAATGAAGCATTTTCCGATATTATGGGTGAAGCTGCAGAGGACTATCTACTAAATTCCGATTATGTCACTGGTTATTCCATAATGAAAGATTTACCCTACATGCGAGAATTCGAGAGACCCGAAAATGACAATAGGTCTATTGGTCATGTTGACGATATGAACGAGCATGAAGATCCTCATTTTAGTAGTGGTGTTTATCGACGAATTTGGTGGGTCCTTACAAAGGATGCGGGAATGTCTATTCGAGACGCAGCAACTGTATTTCTCCACGCTAACAGAATGTATTGGCACAGCACGGCATCATTTTACGACTGTTCATGTGGCACTCTCAAAGCAGCACTTGATCTTGGGCATGACACTGCTCCATTTAGGATGGCCTTCAAAGACGTTGGGATTGAAGACTGCGACGTCGATAACCACGTGTTCGGGTTGAACAACAATGACACGCAGAGGGGCGTTTTAGTCAGCGGTACTGTTAATCCAGTTTTCAAAATGGAGACACCAGAATGGGCCGATTCTGTGATTGTTGATGTTACAACAAGTGCGGAAAAGAGAGATATCAACATATACAGTGGTGCGGAAATCCTCATTACCGTCATGACAAACGGCTGGGAACTCTCCGACGATGAATGTGAAAGTGCTGTTGTGGTTGCTGAAGGTATCAACCATGTTGTGGTACCAGATGCTGCTGACCAAGAATATTTCTTCAAATTGTCAGTGACAAACGACACTTTAATACTGCCTGAGGTCTACAATCATACCTCGTTCAATTCAACCGGTCCTGTCTACCTAAATGAAGAGTACATGGTTGATCTTACGGTCGGTTACACTTGCCAGCAGAACTTTACCACGGATTATATGGGAACATGGATGTACAGCAGGGACTGTGGAATCGAGTTAGGCTTCTGA
- the LOC123529148 gene encoding elastase-like isoform X2 yields MASKSLILALITVQLIAGTWAAKRVDAHLRARETMKRRRSQEEVLQRRDETPLDTTELFQLSEGESLIDVLETNDVVGTTVERLEETYKGIPVYDAVVTVRKTKGGQLTGDASGTLIQNIDEDLSDTKAKLTDRETLLIAVEAEGDDIEDVVNEKYSRTVYIDKKDKARLANIVSYLVDGVKRPFSIIDANSGDMLEHWQGLNTYPCCTRNYKAWGGNVKEGRITYGDMPHCLSPTIDNGTCYLENKYVRVVDMQNSFNETITETASFPCEMGYGDEVNGAYSPAIDAFFYGTVVGKMFEEWFGSTALKSRVVLRVHFGDMFQNAFWNGENTTFGDGGFMMYPLTSLDVVSHEVGHGVTEQGSNLEYRGEPGGINEAFSDIMGEAAEDYLLNSDYVTGYSIMKDLPYMREFERPENDNRSIGHVDDMNEHEDPHFSSGVYRRIWWVLTKDAGMSIRDAATVFLHANRMYWHSTASFYDCSCGTLKAALDLGHDTAPFRMAFKDVGIEDCDVDNHVFGLNNNDTQRGVLVSGTVNPVFKMETPEWADSVIVDVTTSAEKRDINIYSGAEILITVMTNGWELSDDECESAVVVAEGINHVVVPDAADQEYFFKLSVTNDTLILPEVYNHTSFNSTGPVYLNEEYMVDLTVGYTCQQNFTTDYMGTWMYSRDCGIELGF; encoded by the exons ATGGCTTCTAAAAGTTTAATCCTTGCAT TAATCACGGTTCAGTTAATTGCTGGGACATGGGCTGCAAAACGTGTAGACGCACACCTTAGGGCAAGAGAGACTATGAAAAGACGTAGGAGCCAGGAAGAGGTTCTGCAAAGACGAGACGAAACTCCGCTAGACACAACAGAGCTATTTCAGCTCTCTGAAG GTGAATCTCTCATTGATGTTTTGGAAACAAACGATGTTGTTGGAACGACAGTGGAACGTCTTGAAGAAACTTACAAAGGTATACCAGTTTATGATGCAGTCGTGACTGTTCGTAAAACCAAAGGTGGGCAGTTAACTGGCGATGCTTCAGGAACTCTGATACAAAACATAGACGAAGACTTGTCAGATACAAAAGCAAAACTCACTGACAGAGAAACCCTTCTTATAGCTGTTGAAGCCGAGGGTGATGATATAGAAGATGTTGTTAATGAAAAGTACAGCAGGACAGTGTACATTGACAAGAAGGATAAAGCAAGATTAGCCAATATTGTCAGCTATCTAGTAGACGGTGTTAAACGTCCTTTCTCCATTATTGATGCTAACAGTGGAGACATGTTAGAGCATTGGCAAGGTCTCAACACATATCCATGTTGTACGAGAAACTATAAAGCCTGGGGTGGAAATGTCAAGGAAGGGCGAATTACATATGGTGATATGCCTCATTGCCTCAGTCCTACCATCGACAACGGCACTTGTTATCTAGAAAACAAGTATGTCCGTGTTGTGGATATGCAGAACTCTTTTAATGAGACCATCACTGAAACCGCTAGTTTTCCATGTGAAATGGGGTATGGTGATGAAGTGAACGGTGCTTATTCGCCGGCAATTGATGCTTTCTTCTACGGGACAGTCGTTGGCAAGATGTTTGAAGAATGGTTTGGGTCTACTGCTCTGAAAAGTAGGGTTGTCCTCAGAGTTCATTTTGGAGACATGTTTCAAAATGCATTCTGGAACGGTGAAAATACAACCTTTGGTGATGGTGGATTTATGATGTATCCGCTTACGTCTTTAGATGTTGTGAGTCACGAGGTAGGTCATGGCGTGACAGAACAAGGATCTAATCTTGAATACAGAGGTGAACCAGGTGGAATAAATGAAGCATTTTCCGATATTATGGGTGAAGCTGCAGAGGACTATCTACTAAATTCCGATTATGTCACTGGTTATTCCATAATGAAAGATTTACCCTACATGCGAGAATTCGAGAGACCCGAAAATGACAATAGGTCTATTGGTCATGTTGACGATATGAACGAGCATGAAGATCCTCATTTTAGTAGTGGTGTTTATCGACGAATTTGGTGGGTCCTTACAAAGGATGCGGGAATGTCTATTCGAGACGCAGCAACTGTATTTCTCCACGCTAACAGAATGTATTGGCACAGCACGGCATCATTTTACGACTGTTCATGTGGCACTCTCAAAGCAGCACTTGATCTTGGGCATGACACTGCTCCATTTAGGATGGCCTTCAAAGACGTTGGGATTGAAGACTGCGACGTCGATAACCACGTGTTCGGGTTGAACAACAATGACACGCAGAGGGGCGTTTTAGTCAGCGGTACTGTTAATCCAGTTTTCAAAATGGAGACACCAGAATGGGCCGATTCTGTGATTGTTGATGTTACAACAAGTGCGGAAAAGAGAGATATCAACATATACAGTGGTGCGGAAATCCTCATTACCGTCATGACAAACGGCTGGGAACTCTCCGACGATGAATGTGAAAGTGCTGTTGTGGTTGCTGAAGGTATCAACCATGTTGTGGTACCAGATGCTGCTGACCAAGAATATTTCTTCAAATTGTCAGTGACAAACGACACTTTAATACTGCCTGAGGTCTACAATCATACCTCGTTCAATTCAACCGGTCCTGTCTACCTAAATGAAGAGTACATGGTTGATCTTACGGTCGGTTACACTTGCCAGCAGAACTTTACCACGGATTATATGGGAACATGGATGTACAGCAGGGACTGTGGAATCGAGTTAGGCTTCTGA
- the LOC123529138 gene encoding elastase-like produces MYAKTAIICILICMLVEKTWGAKRVDAHLRARDTLRLRRQQRDEMPLDLPNLLQLTKGESLGNVRETNAVFGMKVERLQEMYQGIKVYDTAVTVHKTEDGQLTGEAIGTFVQDIAKDLPDTEVSISNKDALKIAIANEGDNIDGVSNVKYSIQIFLDENSEARLVNVLSYIVKGDKRPYYIIDVKSGDILKKWQGLSNYPCCERKYNASGGNENTGKITYGNMPYCLTPTITNGTCYLENEYVKVFDKDINSYETAYFACSEGYGDEVNGAYSPATDAFFHGTVVGKMFEEWFGSTPLGEHSVILKVHAGYHMENAYWDGTCCYFGDGYKKMYPFTSLDIVAHEIGHGVTEFNSDLEYWGESGGINEAFSDIMGEAAEHYLLKSDFITGGTVMKTDPYLREFERPENDGISISHVDDMGSTTDVHFSSGIYRRIWYVVVKEEGMPVRDAFSVFLHANKMYWHQSSSFYDASCGLLEAALDLGFEIAPFRKAFSDVGISFCSSISDIPVLQNNETQFGVLVSDKINPRFMMDTPKLAEAFIAYVKSNNSYDIVISVMAGGWNESDGAKMVVEDVNKVMIPDAGGKIFFIRLSLSHKPSEDECDEEDGVSAVAFTAGFSCKADRHDEDSFSGSGDDDDDYGSYSGSGDDDESGQYDEHDYDSYDHYDYYYINHNRRNTRSSIAMASC; encoded by the exons ATGTATGCAAAAACAGCTATAATCTGTA TACTGATCTGCATGCTAGTTGAGAAAACATGGGGTGCTAAACGAGTTGATGCGCATTTAAGAGCACGGGATACATTGAGACTGAGACGCCAACAACGAGATGAAATGCCGCTAGATTTACCAAACTTACTACAGCTTACTAAAG GCGAATCTCTTGGAAACGTACGTGAGACAAACGCTGTTTTTGGAATGAAAGTTGAGCGTCTGCAGGAAATGTATCAGGGCATTAAAGTGTATGACACAGCCGTCACTGTTCACAAAACCGAAGATGGACAGTTAACAGGGGAAGCAATTGGAACGTTTGTACAAGATATTGCGAAAGACCTTCCAGATACAGAAGTCAGTATATCAAATAAGGATGCGCTCAAAATTGCCATTGCTAACGAAGGTGATAACATTGATGGTGTCAGTAACGTGAAATATTCGATTCAAATATTTCTTGACGAGAATAGTGAAGCTCGTTTAGTCAACGTATTGTCATACATAGTTAAAGGGGATAAACGTCCATACTATATCATAGATGTAAAAAGCGGAGATATTCTGAAGAAGTGGCAGGGACTTAGCAATTATCCTTGCTGTGAGAGGAAGTATAATGCTTCTGGTGGCAATGAAAACACGGGGAAAATCACATATGGCAATATGCCTTACTGTCTTACACCCACCATCACAAACGGTACGTGTTACCTTGAAAACGAATATGTTAAGGTTTTCGATAAGGATATTAATTCGTATGAAACAGCTTACTTTGCCTGCTCGGAGGGATATGGTGATGAAGTAAATGGCGCATATTCTCCGGCAACTGATGCTTTCTTTCATGGAACCGTCGTAGGTAAGATGTTCGAAGAATGGTTTGGATCAACTCCGCTCGGTGAACATTCCGTTATATTAAAAGTTCATGCAGGCTATCATATGGAAAACGCCTACTGGGATGGTACATGTTGTTATTTCGGAGACGGttataaaaaaatgtatcctTTCACATCACTTGACATTGTTGCGCATGAAATAGGGCATGGAGTCACTGAATTTAATTCTGATCTAGAATACTGGGGAGAAAGCGGTGGTATTAACGAAGCTTTCTCTGACATAATGGGGGAAGCTGCAGAACATTACCTGTTGAAATCTGATTTTATAACAGGTGGCACCGTTATGAAAACTGATCCATATCTTCGTGAGTTTGAGAGACCTGAAAATGATGGAATTTCTATCAGTCATGTAGATGACATGGGATCGACAACAGATGTTCATTTCAGCAGCGGTATCTACAGGCGTATATGGTACGTCGTGGTAAAGGAAGAAGGCATGCCGGTACGTGAtgcattttcagtttttcttcaTGCAAATAAAATGTACTGGCATCAAAGCTCATCTTTCTATGATGCCTCTTGTGGTTTGTTAGAAGCGGCCTTGGACCTTGGATTTGAGATTGCGCCATTCCGGAAGGCATTCAGTGATGTCGGAATCAGCTTTTGTTCGTCCATCTCAGACATACCAGTTCTGCAAAACAACGAAACTCAATTCGGAGTTCTTGTAAGCGACAAGATTAACCCTCGGTTTATGATGGATACGCCGAAATTAGCCGAAGCATTTATAGCAtatgttaaatccaacaataGTTACGACATTGTTATCAGTGTCATGGCCGGTGGATGGAATGAAAGTGATGGGGCTAAAATGGTTGTGGAAGATGTTAACAAAGTCATGATACCAGATGCTGGAGGCAAAATCTTCTTCATTAGGTTATCGCTTTCGCATAAACCATCCGAAGATGAGTGTGATGAGGAAGACGGTGTTTCGGCAGTTGCATTTACAGCAGGATTCTCTTGCAAGGCAGACCGCCACGATGAGGACTCCTTTTCTGGcagtggtgatgatgatgatgattatggcTCCTATTCTGGTAGCGGTGATGATGATGAAAGTGGACAGTACGATGAGCACGATTACGATTCTTACGATCATTACGACTATTACTATATCAACCATAACAGAAGGAACACACGTAGCAGCATTGCAATGGCTTCATGCTAA